A genomic stretch from Oncorhynchus gorbuscha isolate QuinsamMale2020 ecotype Even-year linkage group LG20, OgorEven_v1.0, whole genome shotgun sequence includes:
- the LOC124007307 gene encoding protein FAM78A-like, whose amino-acid sequence MRLSPPDLRTLLWTVLLFNAMGCIQSIRCKPKCFRESIIVLEVNSSIDSNPTSIDESSNVVLRYRTPHFRASARVLVPQVAGKETWTVGWIQACNHMEFYNKYGTKGMSSWELPDLRDGKIQAISDSDGVNYPWYGNTTETCTIVGPTKKDTKFTVSMNDNFYPSVTWGVPVSDSNMPQLSSIRRDQSFTTWLVAINQATSETLVLQTIRWRMQLHIEVDPDKPLGQRATLREPVAQEQPHILGKNEPIPPNAMVKPNANDAQVLMWRPKTGEAVVVIPPKY is encoded by the exons ATGCGTCTTTCTCCTCCAGATCTCAGGACGTTGTTGTGGACTGTGTTGCTATTTAATGCAATGGGCTGTATCCAGAGTATCAGGTGTAAGCCCAAGTGTTTCCGTGAAAGTATCATCGTTCTCGAGGTGAACTCCTCCATCGACTCCAATCCAACCAGCATCGACGAGTCATCCAACGTGGTTCTGCGCTATCGAACACCGCACTTCCGAGCCTCTGCTCGAGTATTAGTGCCGCAGGTGGCCGGTAAAGAGACGTGGACTGTTGGCTGGATTCAAGCATGCAACCACATGGAGTTCTACAACAAATATGGAACCAAAGGGAT GTCGAGCTGGGAACTCCCTGACCTGCGGGATGGCAAGATCCAGGCCATCAGCGACTCGGATGGCGTCAACTACCCTTGGTATGGCAACACCACGGAAACGTGCACCATTGTGGGCCCCACCAAGAAGGACACCAAGTTCACGGTCAGCATGAACGACAACTTCTACCCCAGCGTTACGTGGGGAGTTCCTGTGAGCGACAGCAACATGCCGCAGCTCAGCAGCATCCGCCGCGACCAGAGCTTCACCACCTGGCTGGTGGCCATCAATCAGGCCACGTCCGAGACCCTGGTGCTGCAGACCATCCGCTGGAGGATGCAGCTCCACATCGAGGTGGACCCTGACAAGCCTCTGGGCCAGAGGGCCACGCTGCGTGAGCCCGTGGCCCAGGAGCAGCCCCACATCCTGGGCAAGAATGAACCTATCCCCCCCAACGCCATGGTCAAGCCCAATGCCAACGACGCTCAGGTGCTCATGTGGCGGCCAAAGACCGGGGAAGCCGTCGTGGTCATCCCACCCAAATACTGA